In Osmia bicornis bicornis chromosome 1, iOsmBic2.1, whole genome shotgun sequence, the following proteins share a genomic window:
- the LOC114876364 gene encoding SLIT-ROBO Rho GTPase-activating protein 1-like isoform X4, which produces MFKLAGRQEWEALTKDIRLQLNEQLRCLDIRMEAQVALVAELQDFFRRRAELELDYSKSLDKMARSIQLRHKEQKQKREQWPLFSSYACWQQLINETKSLSRDHAALSEVYSTHLVGRLNQVMEDVQRIYKRCREIGYETHEEILRVLHELHTTMKTYQAYQAESRQAETKLRVAEQQRTKLEVANAPPEKLARSKKYKLIEKEVNKRKSKYQEAKLKALKARNEYILCLEASNTTIHKYFVDDLSDLIDCMDFGFHNCIARALLMHCSAEEGRQRSLQSGAEQLASCVGALDSRADKQRFLESHHSAFMIPKKFEFQGQRGDETPEPELQKLLHAEMEQRLTQLQQRVTSLRTESEEVWKTLETAEASLLEMLTAKDYDCSRYFGENAVPTSRPPETIQIKLRADRQETEEFYLTKFREYLLGTSRIARLDAKQEYIRQSLLDGSTASPNPSISATKQKQARRKRIGRLQMNGQPKLFGGSLEEYLESTNQEIPLIMKSCIRVINLYGLHHQGIFRVSGSQVEINNFREWFERGEDPLADVTDASDINSVAGVLKLYLRELREPLFPIIYFEHLMELAQLESKQEFVNKMKELIASLPRPVVIVMRYLFAFLNHLSEFSDENMMDPYNLAICFGPTLVPVPEDKDQVQYQNQVNELIKNIITFCEEIFPEDIGGTQYEKYISREPDDVDVGDSPTDQVQEDMDSEVYPSEDESENLEATAQFDFNARSERELSFKKGDTLTLYTQVSNDWWRGALAGREGLIPDKYIMIKIKDEEREKELLKSSSEESMRRRTSSSADSVLSSNNSPLMGPSGNTATWSSSTMSDTPATTNIISTDNISNSGVISTIVTNVPCISSAQPIISREECGSRMAKVSTPEKEKHSFASDATQIIVGNNAENEKTDFSESSIQQQQQRNEEAGGEEAERISLLNLDGSAKRGTSRKQHWKSQSMGDTAQQTVNPLQANTAITQEEEPQEQPTFSANRELWQRRATSQTQLNPPVPPNHKLFRSSQEFREMRQKHTPDLVMDLPLSAQDASKKSASSNSLSSSDEESPNLNQPSRAEAATSPTGGPESPDMSTAAERFAKQNQCTLKKNTKTNSDAPKLKRVEPEHEPEQEPEDMVRSTSSNQISDSMPLRSPLPSRSTPKVVAKFADMHLSRGSQVSSFKPQVKVKPTILRKPVLPFPHPHMSPELARKIEKQAQSAEQSN; this is translated from the exons ACATAAGGCTGCAGCTGAACGAACAGCTGAGATGTCTCGACATCAGGATGGAGGCCCAAGTCGCCCTCGTGGCGGAGCTTCAGGATTTTTTTCGAAGGAGAGCCGAGCTGGAGCTCGATTACAGCAAGTCTCTAGACAAGATGGCCAGAAGCATACAGCTCAGACACAAGGAGCAAAAGCAAAA GCGAGAACAATGGCCCCTATTCTCCAGCTACGCTTGCTGGCAACAACTTATCAACGAAACAAAATCCTTAAGCAGAGATCATGCAGCACTTTCGGAGGTCTACAGCACGCACCTCGTTGGTCGTCTCAACCAGGTGATGGAAGACGTACAGCGGATATACAAGCGT TGCCGTGAGATAGGATACGAGACGCACGAGGAGATCCTCCGGGTGCTGCACGAGTTGCATACAACGATGAAAACGTATCAGGCTTACCAGGCAGAGTCCCGGCAAGCGGAAACAAAGCTTCGGGTGGCGGAACAGCAGCGCACCAAGCTCGAAGTGGCGAACGCCCCGCCCGAGAAACTGGCGCGCAGCAAGAAGTACAAGCTGATTGAGAAGGAAGTGAACAAG AGGAAGAGCAAGTATCAGGAAGCAAAGCTGAAGGCGTTAAAAGCGAGAAACGAGTACATTTTGTGTCTCGAGGCATCAAACACGACAATACACAAATACTTTGTGGACGATCTGTCTGATCTCATTGAT TGCATGGATTTTGGTTTTCACAATTGCATTGCCAGAGCGTTGCTAATGCACTGCAGTGCAGAAGAGGGTAGGCAACGTTCCTTGCAATCGGGTGCTGAACAACTGGCTTCCTGTGTCGGTGCTCTAGATTCGAGAGCGGATAAACAAAGGTTTCTAGAATCCCATCATTCTGCTTTTATGATCCCTAAGAAATTCGAGTTCCAAGGACAACGAGGGGACGAG ACCCCAGAGCCTGAATTGCAAAAGCTATTGCACGCCGAGATGGAACAACGATTGACGCAATTGCAACAGAGAGTGACGTCCTTGAGAACCGAGTCTGAGGAAGTGTGGAAAACTTTAGAAACGGCAGAGGCCAGCCTGCTAGAAATGCTCACCGCGAAAGACTACGACTGCTCTAGATATTTTGGAGAGAACGCTGTGCCCACTTCTAGACCTCCTGAAACGATACAGATCAAGCTCAGAGCCGACAGACAGGAAACCGAAGAATTCTACCTCACG AAATTCAGGGAATACCTTCTTGGAACCTCAAGAATAGCTAGGTTAGACGCGAAGCAAGAATACATTCGACAAAGCCTACTAGATGGCTCCACTGCTAGCCCAAACCCATCAATATCGGCAACGAAACAAAAACAGGCACGAAGGAAACGAATCGGTAGATTACAGATGAACGGTCAACCAAAACTATTCGGTGGCTCGTTAGAAGAATACTTAGAAAGCACAAATCAAGAAATTCCTTTGATCATGAAGAGCTGCATTAGAGTAATCAATCTGTACGGTCTACATCATCAGGGTATCTTTCGTGTTTCGGGCTCCCAAGTAGAAATCAACAACTTCCGGGAATGGTTTGAGAGGGGAGAAGATCCTTTGGCCGATGTAACAGATGCATCGGATATTAATAGTGTTGCCGGTGTATTGAAACTTTATTTAAGAGAATTGAGAGAGCCACTCTTCCCAATTATTTACTTTGAACATTTAATGGAGTTAGCACAGTTGGAATCGAAGCAGGAGTTCGTTAATAAGATGAAGGAACTAATTGCGAGTCTTCCAAGACCGGTCGTCATTGTAATGCGATATCTTTTCGCCTTTCTAAATCA cCTTTCAGAATTTTCGGATGAAAACATGATGGACCCCTACAATTTAGCTATCTGCTTTGGTCCTACTTTAGTACCAGTTCCTGAGGACAAGGATCAGGTGCAGTACCAAAATCAAGTAAACGAACTGATCAAAAACATCATCACATTCTGTGAGGAAATATTCCCAGAAGACATTGGGGGTACTCAGTACGAAAAATACATCAGTAGGGAACCAGACGACGT AGACGTAGGAGACTCGCCAACGGATCAGGTCCAGGAAGACATGGACTCCGAAGTGTATCCATCCGAGGATG AATCGGAAAACCTCGAAGCCACAGCGCAATTCGATTTCAATGCAAGGTCCGAAAGAGAGTTAAGCTTCAAAAAGGGGGATACCTTGACTCTATACACACAAGTCAGTAATGATTGGTGGCGAGGTGCCTTGGCTGGTAGAGAGGGGCTTATTCCCGATaaatatattatgatcaagaTAAA GGATGAAGAACGCGAAAAGGAACTTCTAAAATCGTCAAGCGAAGAATCAATGCGAAGAAGAACTTCTAGCTCTGCCGATAGTGTTCTATCGAGTAACAACTCACCATTGATGGGACCGTCTGGGAATACAGCTACTTGGTCGTCTAGTACCATGTCCGACACACCAGCTACCACGAATATAATATCAACAGACAATATCAGTAACAGCGGTGTGATCTCAACGATTGTGACAAATGTCCCTTGCATTTCTTCGGCCCAACCGATCATCAGCCGAGAG GAATGTGGATCTCGCATGGCAAAAGTGTCAACGCCTGAGAAAGAGAAGCACTCCTTTGCTTCAGACGCTACGCAAATCATTGTTGGTAACAAtgcagaaaatgaaaagacgGATTTTAGCGAATCATCGAtacagcaacagcagcaacgTAACGAAGAAGCTGGAGGCGAAGAAGCGGAACGTATCTCGTTACTGAATTTGGACGGCAGCGCAAAACGTGGAACCAGCAGGAAACAACATTGGAAATCTCAGAGTATGGGGGACACTGCGCAGCAAACGGTAAACCCTTTACAGGCGAACACCGCTATCACCCAAGAAGAAGAACCTCAAGAACAACCAACTTTCTCGGCAAATCGGGAGCTCTGGCAGAGACGTGCAACGTCGCAAACACAATTGAATCCTCCCGTGCCTCCGAATCATAAGCTTTTCCGCTCTTCTCAAGAATTCCGTGAAATGCGTCAGAAACACACGCCGGATCTCGTCATGGATCTTCCTTTATCCGCGCAGGATGCAAGCAAAAAGTCTGCTTCGTCGAATAGTCTGAGTAGTTCCGACGAGGAGAGCCCTAACTTAAATCAGCCATCACGAGCGGAGGCAGCCACGTCGCCCACGGGAGGACCCGAGTCTCCCGACATGAGCACAGCCGCAGAACGGTTTGCCAAGCAAAATCAGTGCACCTTGAAGAAAAACACGAAAACAAATTCGGACGCGCCGAAATTGAAACGCGTCGAACCTGAGCACGAGCCCGAACAGGAGCCCGAGGATATGGTCAGATCAACCAGTTCCAATCAAATCTCAGATTCGATGCCCTTAAGGTCACCGCTTCCTTCGCGTTCGACGCCTAAGGTTGTCGCGAAGTTCGCGGATATGCACCTAAGCCGCGGCAGTCAGGTGTCCTCGTTCAAACCGCAGGTAAAGGTGAAGCCAACGATCCTCAGGAAACCGGTGCTGCCATTCCCGCATCCGCACATGAGTCCGGAGCTCGCAAGGAAGATCGAAAAGCAAGCGCAGAGCGCCGAACAGTCGAATTAA